Genomic DNA from Rana temporaria chromosome 1, aRanTem1.1, whole genome shotgun sequence:
catggttcctctatggtttcctgggttacCAGGGAAAACGATCCAATTGCATGCTGCTGCCCCATGTGACTAGAGCAGCCATCTTGAGTCAGACAGAACCTGAATCTGAGGCCCTGGCTTCCAAGATTGACGTACATTTTGCAAGTTGGCAGAGTAGGAAAAAGTACCTCACCTTTTAAGGACAGTACTAGCATTAGGAAGAGGTTCGTGACGAGGAGGGAAAGCGTAGGGTTGCATCTTTGTTTACTATTTTTAGATATAACAAAGATTGATAAATTGAGTACATACAAGGATGGTGGTACAATATTCAAATAGCAATAAAGCTAAACATATTGATTTATGAACAGGATAAGTACAtaacaatgtaaaaatgtaactAGTAGAGCAACGAATAAACCAATAAAGTACTACATCAAAAGCATTAGAAAATTCCATCTGAAGTAAAAAAGTAACCTAGTGACTATTGGTTCATTTTGCAAGAGCAGTAATAAGGAGATCAAGCTAATAGGTATATATTAAAAACAGAAGAGATAAAGGGTATATAAGTACCGCACAATATTAAAAGTAaggtataaaacaaaaaataagagtAGATAGAGAGAAAATGGtagaacaaaggggggggggggttttgtaggGTTGCATCTCTTCTGCACACTTTCCCGAATAGCCATTAGACAACCAGGCCGCATTCCCTCTCAACAGATGCTGTTAGTCTGGCTGAAGGCTGTTTTTTTTCACGTTACTGGAAACTGTTAGTGTACCAGATGGTTTGTTGTGAACTGTTGCTGCATTACTTCAATACAAGCCTTTTATTGCACCTGACTGCGTGAATTATTTCCTCTGCACACATGCTGCACCCACCTACACACTAGCCCACCTCCTCTTATCCTCGGTCTTTATTATTGACCCTCAAATACGATGAACAGCCAGCTTGAAGGTATAGGTGATGAATAGAGAAGGGttagtaatgtatttgtattatagAGTACCTTGGGTTTTGGGGATCCCTTGGTGCTTTAATAATAATCCTAGTACACACTCAGGAGGAGCTGTTGTGCTAACTCTCTGACTTtaatacagcgatctcccctgctattctattgtgttctgatggaGGGcgtccccccaccagaacactttgGAGCGTGAGCCAATCGGTAGACTTTTTTTAGTCCTGCGCCTTCGACGGAAGCAGGCCGCacagccagcttctgtcagaccgaCTGCAGTACAAACGGGCCAAATGttggccggtttctattgaactgacAAATGTCGCCTGACATTCGGTCCGTATGTACGGGGCTTCAGGGTGCAGATGCCTTCTTCATGAACCTGGGGTGATTTTAGAAGCTAAGGTCATCCTAAAGGTTTGTACTGTACCGAATGAGTCGCTGACTAGGTCAAGCACACAGGGTGTGATTTTAGACTTTAGACTTTACTGACTGTATGCTCTACCCAGATTATTGACTCACTAGGTAATAAAGCCAGGATTAGGATGATGGCTCCAGGGCCTCCACCTTGTTAAAGTAACTCAGCAGTGGGAACTCATATTCATATCCTGAAAAGTTCACATTAAATTATGCAAAATACTATGTTATTagtcaagggcttttttttttttttccctggcagTTGGCGAGTTAATTAAATTGCTGAGTGACTGTTTACTTGTCTGTCTTTGTATCACCTGCATTTCCTGGCGGTGATGAATGACACATTTTGCATGCAATGTGCTAAAAAGAACAAGTATGTTTATTGTTTAACATGAACTGTTACATAATTGCATTAGGAAAATTAATTCAATAAAGAGATAATAAAACAAGCACATAGCTAAAATTAGCATTCCCTTTATGAAAGTTACTTAATGCTCACATTTAACGTTTAACTAGTTATATAGTAAGAGATTTTATATATCCGGTATGAAGCTATTGTTTTCCCTTACCAACAAATCCAATTCTTAATTGCCCTGAATCCTGGAAAAAGAACAGCTAATATCAACTGATATGTTTTTATTGGGAGTGTTTTGCTAAACATATAATTTATTCATAGCCTTAATctaattgaaattcatttttttttgtctttcagatTTAACTTCTAAAAAAttatcaaataacaaaaaaatcaaaaatgtctGTTAGCAATCACGAGAACCGCAAATCCCGTTCCAGCACAGGGTCTATGAACATCCATCTTTTCCACAAGCCTGGCCATGCTGACAGCCTTCTAACACAGCTGAACCTCCTTCGCAAACGGTGCCTTTTCACAGATGTAGTCTTGCTGGCAGGAACCAGAGGCTTCCCTTGCCATCGGGCTGTACTAGCTTCCAGCAGCCGTTACTTTGAGGCAATGTTCAGTGGTGGTCTAAAAGAAAGCCAAGATAGAGAAGTCAACTTCCATGATGCGCTGCATCCAGAGGTGCTGGAGTTGCTTCTGGATTATGCATACTCTGCAAGGATTATCCTCAATGAAGAGAACGCAGAGTCATTGCTTGAAGCAGGAGACATGCTACAATTCCATGATATTAGAGATGCAGCTGCAGAGTTCCTAGAGAAGAATCTACATGTAGGCAACTGCTTGAACATGTTGTTAATATCTGATGCACATTGCTGTGAAAGGTTGGTCGAATTATCCTGGCGAATGTGCCTATCCAATTTTGTGGAATTGTCAAAAACAGAAGACTTCCTCAGGTTACCAAAGCTAAAGCTGATGGAACTCGTCCTTAGTGAGGAACTGGAGGTGGAAGATGAAAGTTTAGTGTATGAAGCTGTGATGGGTTGGATAAAGTATGATTTGTGCCTCCGTTTTGATGATCTACCAGACCTATTGCGCTGTGTTAGGTTAGCTCTTCTTCCAGAGCAGTATTTGCGAAGTCTAGCCACAGAGAGCTTAGTGGTTCAAAATAAGGTGGCAAAAGTAATTGTTGAAGAAGCAACGCAGTGCAGGAACAAGATTCTGCAGAATGATGGCTTAGTAACTGGGTTTTGTGCTCGCCCTCGAAAAGTCAGCCAGGCCCTGCTGCTGTTAGGTGGACAAACCTTTATGTGTGATAAAATCTATGTGATGGACCCAAAGACCACTGAAATAATACCTAAAACTGACATTCCTAGTCCACGTAAAGAATGTAGTGCATGTGCAATTGGATGCAAGGTTTATGTTACCGGAGGAAAAGGGGCAGAAAACGGTGCATCGAAGGATGTCTGGGTGTATGATACATTACACGATGAATGGTCTAAGGCAGGACCCATGCTTGTTGCTCGGTTTGGACATGGATCAGCAGAACTAGATAACTGCTTGTATGTGGTTGGAGGACACACGGCAATCACAGGAGCTTTTCCAGCATCCCCTTCAGTCTCCCTAAAGCAAGTGGAACATTATGATCCCCATGGTGACAAATGGAGCTTAGTAGCTCCTCTTCGAGAAGGGGTCAGTAATGCTGCAGTTGTAGGAGCAAAGATGAAACTTTTTGTTTTTGGAGGTACCAGCGTCAACCGTGAAAAACTCCCCAAGGTTCAATGTTTTGATCCACTCGAAAACAGATGGACAGTTCCTGCTACCTGCCCCCAGCCCTGGCGGTACACTGGAGCTGCTGTTTTAGGCAATCATGTCATCGTTGTGGGAGGTGACACAGAGTTCTCTGCAAGTTCAGCCTACCGTTTTAACAGTGAGACTTATCAGTGGTGCAGATTTGGAGACATTTCTTCAAAGAGGATTAGCTGCCGTGCAGTTGCCTCTGGCAATAGACTCTATGTAGTGGGTGGGTACTCTGGATCCCAGAGGGGAAAGACTTTGGACTGTTATGACCCTTCGAGCGATACATGGAGTAGTGTGACCACAGTGCCCTATTCTCTGATCCCAACAGCCTTTGTCAGTACATGGAAATATCTCTCTGCTTGAACCAGAAGGTAAATACTCATTTATAACATAACTTTAACCAGGGTACTAAATACATGTAAGGAGACATCAGATAGAACTACCCTAGAAATGTATGGAAATATGCCTCTTTAAAAGGAGAAGGGATTTGGGGTACCAGTAATTGCCATTAAACAGCATCTTTCAGGTATGGGGAGGACTCCGTTTTCTTTGACCAGTGTGACAGTGCTGGTACTGGTGTTTGGCTTCTCAGGCACCCAGCTCTGTGCATAGTGCCATAGAGATGAGAAGATAGTCCTCAATCTTTTGAAAGCCCACAAGAGTCACAGACAGCTTATGCAGGACTTAATTCCTTTATTCCCTACATCTGAACAGACCAGTGCAGAAGTAAAGGAAAGGTATGTAGAAACAGCTGGTGGGGTTGCCATTAAAGCAAAGTGTTTTAACTACCTGTTGGCTTGGTAATTGGGTGTTCTGAGTCATCAAAACAAACATAATGCTTTCAAGGACTACCGGTTGGGTCATTTGTTTACAGACCAGCCATCTAATGTGGCCATTATCCCACTTATTTGACATTTTTGGGAAATCTTATTTGTATTAAAATCTAACATGGTACCAATATGTACTACCGCTATAAAAGAAGCTGACACCCAACTGCCATCTTTGAAATAACACTTCTTCTTCTGAAAACACTATAAAatgcagttatgccgcgtacacacagtcagaatttccgacaagaaaagtcagatgtgagcttttggtcggaaattccgaccgtgtgtatgctccatcgaacttttcctgtcggaatttccgccaacaaaaatttgagagctggttctcaaattttctgacgcgcaaaattccgaagcatgctcggaaacaattcggcgcaagctcggaaacaattcggcgcatactcggaagcattgaacttctttgttttctcggctcgtcgttgtgttgtacgtgaccgcgctcTTGACGGTCAAAACTTCAGAGAACTTttgcgtgaccgtgtgtatgcaagccaagcttttctaggcattgcggtgcggctcaggtgcgaattcaggcccattaccttctatgggcacgcatctaattcgcagatgtgttcatttctcttcaggatttctctcattcacctcaatacacttcccccccctccccctcccctctcccaggtctccaaattcgcagctaaaacggagctgatctgctgaacagttctcttatctctctgcagagataagagagatgAAATTCGCACTGCACAAGTGCGAATACGGCATTGGGGCCTACAAAAACTCCTTCATGTCAACAATGCCCTTTTAAAGTATAACAAAAggccaaactttttttcttttttttttcttcattttgtatAGAGCAAAGGTAGAgtatacttcctgtcccataaccaaaacaggGCATGAGAAGCAATCCCTTCAGAGTAAGAGAACACCAGGTTGTCGCCGGGGTCACCATAATTATTTTCACCatgggaagattttcccccttattagtgttctggtgacaacctaaAATTAGGGATTTTATTTTGCTTTCACTCTCAGTGATAATGGTACACAGGACAAACAGGCACACAGACAGTGATAAAAATGTGATGTGTTCTAATCGCTCCCCAGTCTACCCAAAACGATCCCAAAAATACTTGCCTCTAGATACACTTTAAGTCCACATGAAAAATACCACCATTAGAATGTTAATTAACCTTGCAGCAGAGAACTGATCAATGAATGAGCAATTGTGTGTGTTCCTAGTTCTCAGACCTGATGTCAAACTGAAAAATTAGTATTGGATTTCTTGTCCTATTAAATGACACATCCTGAGGCTGCAAAACTTGCTCTGAGCATCTAAGCTCCAAAACTTCTGGTTAGGAAAGGGTTATGATGAAATCATGGTCTAGTAATTTCCAATGTCTGTGTCTAGTCCCGGTAAGACCAggacgcatttttttatgttgaacaTAGATGGGTTGTATGATTGATCGATGGGATGGGGTCTTGGCGTATATGATTGATTGTATCTGAAGCATCTGCTGTGAAGCTAGTGGTTGAAATGTACTTTGTTTTATAAATGCTAACTTCTTCTTTTCTGTAGCTTTGATTTAATATCTTCCAGCACACT
This window encodes:
- the LOC120913314 gene encoding ectoderm-neural cortex protein 1-like, giving the protein MSVSNHENRKSRSSTGSMNIHLFHKPGHADSLLTQLNLLRKRCLFTDVVLLAGTRGFPCHRAVLASSSRYFEAMFSGGLKESQDREVNFHDALHPEVLELLLDYAYSARIILNEENAESLLEAGDMLQFHDIRDAAAEFLEKNLHVGNCLNMLLISDAHCCERLVELSWRMCLSNFVELSKTEDFLRLPKLKLMELVLSEELEVEDESLVYEAVMGWIKYDLCLRFDDLPDLLRCVRLALLPEQYLRSLATESLVVQNKVAKVIVEEATQCRNKILQNDGLVTGFCARPRKVSQALLLLGGQTFMCDKIYVMDPKTTEIIPKTDIPSPRKECSACAIGCKVYVTGGKGAENGASKDVWVYDTLHDEWSKAGPMLVARFGHGSAELDNCLYVVGGHTAITGAFPASPSVSLKQVEHYDPHGDKWSLVAPLREGVSNAAVVGAKMKLFVFGGTSVNREKLPKVQCFDPLENRWTVPATCPQPWRYTGAAVLGNHVIVVGGDTEFSASSAYRFNSETYQWCRFGDISSKRISCRAVASGNRLYVVGGYSGSQRGKTLDCYDPSSDTWSSVTTVPYSLIPTAFVSTWKYLSA